Proteins from a genomic interval of Sulfurimonas sp. HSL3-2:
- a CDS encoding response regulator, with translation MKILIIENEIYLAQSIATKLGELGHICDMCTSTKDALKSNLYDVVLLSTNINGQDFNPIIEAFKNSIVILMVSYISNDTVSKPLSAGAKDYILKPFMIEELIRKINHFQDYERLKRQSESYERYLNHSFSSISSEQNFDNIELPLFISCNFQKYSDSFAFKYANKQNKPLYFVSLTNPKAMQEIASLPISTIIYVTDFQVIKKSEKKEFLDLIKDRNVIVSSTDKIDDVDSEIIEIKSDNNIFDQSDILPIEDYVKYIVLNYQHKFPDTELSKKLGISRKSLWEKRKKYGITKKK, from the coding sequence GTGAAAATATTAATTATTGAAAACGAAATCTATCTAGCGCAAAGTATTGCAACGAAATTAGGCGAACTGGGACATATCTGTGATATGTGTACATCTACAAAAGATGCTCTTAAAAGCAATCTCTACGATGTTGTACTTCTTTCTACAAATATCAACGGTCAGGATTTTAATCCGATCATCGAAGCGTTTAAAAACTCGATCGTTATCTTAATGGTCTCATATATAAGTAATGACACGGTTTCAAAACCTCTCTCTGCCGGTGCAAAAGATTACATCTTAAAACCTTTTATGATAGAAGAGCTTATCCGTAAGATCAACCACTTTCAAGATTATGAAAGACTAAAACGCCAATCTGAATCGTATGAAAGATATCTCAACCACAGCTTTTCATCGATATCAAGCGAACAGAATTTTGATAATATAGAACTGCCTCTGTTCATCTCATGTAATTTCCAAAAATATTCCGATTCATTTGCTTTTAAATACGCAAATAAACAAAATAAACCTCTTTATTTCGTCTCTCTTACAAATCCAAAAGCGATGCAAGAGATCGCATCTTTGCCTATCAGCACTATCATCTATGTTACGGATTTTCAAGTTATCAAAAAATCTGAGAAAAAAGAGTTTTTAGATCTCATAAAAGACAGAAACGTGATAGTATCTAGTACAGATAAAATAGATGATGTAGATTCTGAGATCATCGAGATCAAAAGTGATAATAATATCTTCGATCAAAGTGACATACTTCCTATCGAAGATTATGTAAAATACATCGTTTTAAACTATCAGCACAAATTTCCGGATACGGAACTGTCGAAAAAACTTGGAATCTCTAGAAAAAGCTTATGGGAAAAGAGAAAAAAATATGGCATCACAAAGAAAAAGTAG
- a CDS encoding Mrp/NBP35 family ATP-binding protein, producing the protein MTEEIVKSALSKVMYPGFTKDIVTFGFVNNININGTAVSFSVDITSSAPEVAQQITDDATAELKAAGATDINVVINAPKMPRESSSHGKNIAPQVKNFLMVSSGKGGVGKSTTSVNIAIALAMQGKKVGLLDADIYGPNVPRMLGVEGIKPEVNGNKVLPIKAYGIEMMSMGSLMEQGQSLIWRGAMIMKAIEQFLRDILWSELDVLVIDMPPGTGDAQLTLAQSVPVTAGLTVTTPQMVSLDDSRRSLDMFKKLNIPIAGIVENMSGFIAPDTGVEYDIFGKGTTQPMADEFNTTIVAEIPIEPAVRTGGDEGKPITYAVPTSETAKRYMAAAEKVWAMIEKINEEGGVDNQAIQPNTPPGVSACSTAAAPKKEPEQAASGSCGTGCGCH; encoded by the coding sequence ATGACTGAAGAAATTGTAAAATCAGCTCTTTCTAAAGTTATGTATCCTGGTTTTACCAAAGATATCGTGACTTTTGGATTTGTAAATAATATAAATATAAACGGAACTGCGGTTAGTTTTTCTGTAGATATTACATCAAGTGCACCTGAAGTGGCACAACAGATAACAGACGACGCAACGGCTGAACTAAAAGCTGCAGGAGCGACAGATATCAATGTTGTCATCAATGCTCCTAAAATGCCGAGAGAGAGTTCATCTCACGGTAAGAATATAGCACCGCAAGTGAAAAACTTCTTGATGGTAAGTTCTGGAAAAGGTGGGGTAGGGAAGTCTACTACTTCAGTAAATATCGCTATCGCTCTTGCGATGCAGGGTAAAAAAGTAGGTCTTTTAGATGCAGACATCTATGGACCAAACGTTCCTCGTATGTTAGGTGTTGAAGGTATCAAACCTGAAGTTAACGGAAACAAAGTTCTTCCTATTAAAGCATACGGGATCGAGATGATGTCTATGGGTTCATTGATGGAACAGGGACAGTCACTTATCTGGCGTGGTGCGATGATCATGAAAGCGATCGAGCAGTTCTTGCGTGATATCTTGTGGAGCGAGTTGGATGTCTTAGTTATCGATATGCCTCCGGGAACAGGTGACGCTCAGCTGACTTTGGCTCAAAGCGTTCCTGTAACTGCAGGTCTTACTGTTACGACTCCGCAGATGGTATCACTTGATGATTCACGCCGCTCTTTAGATATGTTCAAAAAACTGAACATTCCAATAGCCGGGATCGTAGAAAATATGAGCGGATTTATCGCTCCGGATACGGGAGTCGAGTATGATATCTTCGGTAAGGGCACAACACAGCCTATGGCTGATGAGTTCAATACGACTATCGTAGCTGAGATCCCGATAGAGCCGGCTGTAAGAACAGGTGGAGATGAGGGTAAACCTATCACTTACGCTGTTCCTACAAGCGAGACTGCAAAACGTTATATGGCTGCTGCTGAAAAAGTATGGGCTATGATCGAAAAGATCAATGAAGAGGGCGGAGTAGATAATCAAGCTATCCAGCCTAATACACCTCCGGGAGTAAGTGCGTGTTCAACTGCAGCTGCTCCAAAAAAAGAACCTGAACAAGCTGCTTCAGGAAGCTGCGGCACAGGATGCGGCTGCCACTAA
- the thiC gene encoding phosphomethylpyrimidine synthase ThiC encodes MRSEWLKKRQNDPVRTQMYYAKQGIITEEMEYIAKIEDLSPELVRSEIARGRLIIPANVNHTSLEPMAIGLAAKCKINANIGSSAIASDVQGEIEKVQVSQHYKADTAMDLSTGGDLDEIRKAVIANSKIPIGTVPIYQILHDVGNKIEDLSIDVMLEVLERQAQQGVSYFTIHAGFLLETMPKVAKRKMGIVSRGGSLMAAWMMHYHKENPFYTAFDDILDICAKYDVSLSLGDSLRPGCLADASDDAQLGELKVLGELTLRAWEKNVQVMIEGPGHVPLNQIERNMKIQRELCHEAPFYILGPLVTDIAAGYDHISSAIGAAVGGWHGASMLCYVTPKEHLGLPNAEDVREGIIAYKIAAHAADIARGRKGARDIDDEMSDARYAFNWERQFELALDSERAREYHDETLPQDVFKEAEFCSMCGPKFCSYKITQNIMENSEELDRIIAENKAAQAV; translated from the coding sequence ATGAGAAGTGAATGGCTTAAAAAGCGCCAAAACGATCCAGTTCGTACTCAGATGTATTATGCTAAACAAGGCATAATCACTGAGGAGATGGAGTATATTGCAAAGATAGAAGACCTTTCACCTGAGCTGGTTCGCAGTGAAATAGCTCGTGGAAGACTTATTATCCCTGCAAATGTAAATCACACTTCATTAGAGCCGATGGCAATCGGCCTTGCTGCAAAGTGTAAAATAAACGCAAATATAGGTTCATCTGCCATAGCTAGTGATGTCCAAGGCGAGATAGAGAAAGTTCAAGTCTCTCAACATTATAAAGCAGATACTGCGATGGACCTCTCAACAGGCGGAGATCTCGATGAAATACGTAAGGCTGTAATCGCAAACTCTAAGATTCCAATAGGAACGGTTCCTATCTATCAGATACTGCACGATGTGGGCAATAAAATAGAAGATCTTAGCATCGATGTTATGCTTGAAGTTTTAGAACGCCAAGCACAACAAGGGGTAAGTTACTTCACGATCCACGCAGGATTTTTGTTAGAGACTATGCCTAAAGTAGCAAAACGTAAAATGGGGATAGTAAGCCGCGGGGGAAGTCTTATGGCTGCTTGGATGATGCATTATCATAAAGAGAATCCGTTTTATACGGCATTTGACGATATCCTGGATATCTGTGCGAAATATGATGTTTCACTCTCTCTTGGTGATTCTCTTCGTCCCGGTTGTCTGGCAGATGCAAGTGATGATGCGCAGTTAGGCGAGCTTAAAGTATTAGGCGAGCTTACACTTCGTGCCTGGGAGAAAAACGTCCAAGTAATGATCGAAGGTCCGGGACATGTTCCTTTGAATCAGATCGAGCGTAATATGAAGATCCAAAGAGAGCTTTGCCATGAAGCACCTTTTTACATCTTAGGTCCGTTAGTAACGGATATCGCAGCGGGATATGATCATATCTCTTCTGCGATCGGTGCAGCAGTGGGCGGATGGCACGGAGCAAGTATGCTTTGTTACGTAACTCCAAAAGAGCACCTCGGTCTGCCAAATGCTGAGGATGTCCGTGAAGGGATCATCGCTTATAAGATCGCAGCTCATGCTGCCGATATTGCTCGCGGCCGTAAAGGTGCAAGAGACATCGATGATGAGATGAGTGATGCGAGATATGCATTTAACTGGGAAAGACAGTTCGAACTTGCACTTGACTCTGAACGTGCTCGTGAGTACCATGATGAAACACTGCCTCAAGACGTATTTAAAGAGGCAGAGTTCTGTTCAATGTGTGGACCGAAGTTCTGTAGTTATAAGATAACACAAAACATTATGGAAAACTCGGAAGAGTTAGATAGAATCATCGCAGAAAATAAAGCCGCGCAAGCAGTTTAA
- a CDS encoding bifunctional 2-C-methyl-D-erythritol 4-phosphate cytidylyltransferase/2-C-methyl-D-erythritol 2,4-cyclodiphosphate synthase, with protein sequence MSDLTLIILAAGGSTRFNSPIKKQWLRIGHEPLWLFVANRFEKTEKFSNIIITASKSDVTFMHSYTDKKIIEGGATRQESLRNALKHVDTSYVLVTDVARSCVSDTMLHRVLDKKGMADCVVPALHVSDTIVYGDDTVDRNKILRVQTPQLSRTDVLMRALETDTEYTDESSAIVANGGTRIFVDGEDDAFKLTFADDIKELGCLKGPENVTLVGNGFDVHAFDDKGEMFLCGVKIESDFGFLAHSDGDVAIHSLIDALLGAAGMGDIGTLFPDNDDKYKGIDSKLLLQEVVTRLYNFGYKIVNVDITIIAQTPRIGAYKEIMRKTLSGILQIPAFCVNVKATTTEKLGFIGRKEGVAVQSTASLNYFNWTNK encoded by the coding sequence TTGTCTGATTTAACACTAATTATTCTTGCTGCAGGCGGTTCTACCCGCTTTAACAGCCCTATTAAGAAGCAGTGGTTAAGAATTGGTCATGAACCGTTATGGCTTTTTGTAGCAAATAGATTTGAAAAAACAGAAAAATTTTCAAATATCATCATAACAGCATCAAAAAGTGACGTTACCTTTATGCACAGCTATACCGATAAAAAGATAATAGAGGGCGGAGCGACCCGTCAAGAATCACTTAGAAATGCATTGAAGCATGTAGATACTTCTTATGTCCTTGTTACTGACGTTGCAAGGTCGTGTGTAAGTGATACTATGCTTCATAGAGTGTTAGATAAAAAAGGGATGGCGGACTGCGTCGTTCCAGCCTTACATGTAAGCGATACCATCGTATACGGTGATGATACGGTAGACAGAAATAAAATACTCCGTGTTCAAACGCCTCAGCTGTCTCGTACAGATGTTTTAATGAGAGCGTTAGAAACTGATACAGAATATACGGATGAGAGCAGTGCCATAGTCGCAAACGGCGGCACAAGGATATTTGTAGATGGAGAAGATGATGCCTTCAAACTTACATTTGCAGATGATATAAAAGAACTAGGATGTCTTAAAGGACCGGAAAATGTCACACTTGTCGGCAACGGATTTGATGTCCACGCTTTTGACGACAAAGGCGAGATGTTTTTGTGCGGAGTAAAGATAGAGAGTGATTTTGGATTTCTTGCCCATAGTGACGGAGACGTAGCCATCCATTCACTTATTGATGCTCTGCTTGGAGCAGCTGGAATGGGTGATATCGGTACACTTTTTCCTGATAACGACGACAAATATAAAGGTATAGACTCTAAATTGCTACTTCAAGAGGTAGTGACTCGTCTCTATAATTTTGGATATAAGATCGTAAACGTTGATATAACCATAATCGCGCAGACACCAAGGATCGGAGCCTATAAAGAGATTATGAGAAAAACATTATCTGGTATACTTCAAATCCCGGCTTTTTGTGTGAATGTAAAAGCGACGACGACTGAAAAACTTGGATTTATTGGAAGAAAAGAGGGAGTCGCTGTACAATCGACTGCCTCATTAAACTATTTTAATTGGACAAATAAGTGA